The proteins below come from a single Triticum aestivum cultivar Chinese Spring chromosome 5D, IWGSC CS RefSeq v2.1, whole genome shotgun sequence genomic window:
- the LOC123121289 gene encoding transcription factor WRKY19 has product MESVDENGGSRLVVTELGYIKELVRQLDVNLGGCPDHCKRLAAQIFALTERSIGMIRSGHYDCRKRSAAGLDSPPFSATPSPLSDVSGMPFHNNKKRKTMEKRKHQVRVSSEGGGAETPVDDGHSWRKYGQKDILGAKHPRGYYRCTHRKSQGCAATKQVQRADEDPALFDVIYHGEHTCVHKTVATAAAAMAQPAEENPDARRHLQNLSTSLTVNTEGLTATAGHQGCGTTTSFCFSSQAAGVLTTPQEHYPFSMPSTPENCFGQRASLSTSLEPSPVTSDSNRFSMNPFQAEWRAQSEYDEVVSALVAAGTMPALAMEMEEETAFSLDEFEFDVSSFLA; this is encoded by the exons ATGGAGAGCGTGGATGAAAATGGAGGAAGCCGCCTTGTGGTGACCGAGCTGGGCTACATCAAGGAGCTGGTGAGGCAGCTGGACGTCAACCTGGGAGGTTGCCCCGACCACTGCAAGCGCCTGGCCGCCCAGATCTTCGCCCTGACCGAGAGATCCATCGGCATGATCAGGTCCGGGCACTACGACTGCCGGAAGCGCTCCGCCGCCGGCCTCGACTCGCCGCCGTTCTCCGCGACGCCCAGCCCCCTGAGCGACGTTTCCGGCATGCCTTTCCATAACAACAAGAAGAG GAAGACAATGGAGAAACGGAAGCATCAGGTCAGGGTGAGCTCGGAGGGAGGAGGAGCAGAGACCCCAGTCGATGACGGCCACAGCTGGAGGAAGTACGGCCAGAAGGACATCCTTGGAGCCAAGCACCCAAG GGGATACTACCGCTGCACGCACCGCAAATCCCAGGGATGCGCGGCGACGAAGCAGGTGCAGCGCGCCGACGAGGACCCGGCGCTCTTCGACGTGATCTACCACGGCGAGCACACCTGCGTCCATAAGACGGTGGCGaccgcggcggcggccatggcgcagCCGGCGGAGGAGAACCCGGACGCGCGTAGGCATCTGCAGAACCTGAGCACGAGCCTGACGGTGAACACCGAGGGACTCACGGCGACGGCGGGTCATCAGGGCTGCGGCACCACCACGTCCTTCTGCTTCTCCTCGCAGGCGGCGGGCGTGCTGACGACGCCGCAAGAGCACTACCCGTTCTCCATGCCGTCGACGCCGGAGAACTGCTTTGGGCAGCGCGCATCGCTGTCGACGTCCCTTGAACCCTCGCCGGTGACCTCGGATTCGAACCGCTTCTCCATGAACCCGTTCCAGGCGGAGTGGAGGGCGCAGTCTGAGTACGACGAGGTGGTATCCGCGCTCGTCGCTGCGGGGACGATGCCGGCGCTCGCCATGGAGATGGAGGAGGAGACCGCCTTCTCGCTGGACGAGTTTGAGTTTGACGTTTCTAGCTTCCTTGCCTGA